In Streptomyces alboniger, the following are encoded in one genomic region:
- a CDS encoding thioesterase II family protein: MKQVHLTKSLLEVGAAPEREGLPVALIFPFAGGGGHSMNEWVVEFAPAWRTVVVQYPGRGRRQAEPFARSLRELAYAAVRDLLSLGMSAPLLIGHSMGALIAHCTATELQRHGASPQLLLASAGHPPHRGVPLSDVPLSVDLTDAELIKTLDARGGIHPQVRQERALLDLFLPQLRADLGLVREHLRRGNSAAVSCPLLAMGASGDEVSPPAELPHWSALTTGEFAQRTWKGGHFYFQHGLDGLAEEVRNMLQKHG, from the coding sequence ATGAAACAAGTGCACCTGACCAAAAGTCTGTTGGAGGTCGGCGCCGCCCCGGAGCGGGAAGGGCTCCCGGTCGCCCTGATCTTCCCCTTCGCCGGCGGCGGCGGTCACTCGATGAACGAATGGGTCGTCGAGTTCGCCCCGGCATGGCGGACAGTCGTCGTGCAGTACCCGGGCAGAGGCCGACGGCAGGCCGAACCCTTCGCGCGGTCGCTGCGAGAACTGGCCTATGCGGCAGTACGCGACCTGTTGTCCCTCGGCATGTCCGCGCCCTTGCTGATCGGTCACAGCATGGGGGCCCTTATCGCGCACTGCACAGCCACGGAACTCCAGCGGCATGGCGCCTCACCCCAGCTCCTGTTGGCCTCCGCGGGTCACCCACCCCACCGGGGAGTACCTCTGAGCGACGTACCTCTGTCAGTGGACCTCACTGACGCGGAACTCATCAAAACGCTCGACGCGCGGGGCGGAATCCATCCGCAAGTCCGGCAGGAGCGCGCCCTCCTGGATCTTTTCCTGCCGCAACTCCGCGCCGACCTCGGGCTGGTGCGTGAGCACCTCAGGAGAGGGAACAGCGCCGCCGTATCCTGCCCGCTCCTGGCGATGGGGGCGAGTGGCGACGAGGTGTCTCCCCCTGCCGAACTCCCGCACTGGTCGGCGCTCACGACGGGGGAGTTCGCCCAGAGGACATGGAAGGGAGGTCACTTCTACTTCCAGCACGGCCTCGACGGCCTCGCCGAGGAAGTCCGCAACATGCTCCAGAAACACGGGTGA
- a CDS encoding MarR family winged helix-turn-helix transcriptional regulator has protein sequence MVPESELTTGVLLFIPYRALEDRIFAALAEAGFDDFTPAQARVMQRVGPHGTRLTELAAQAQITKQTAGFLVDQLEKSGYVRRVPDPTDRRARLVRGAEKAWAAKRVADAVVAEVEQEWETHLGKRRMKQLREALTLLREITDPWA, from the coding sequence ATGGTTCCGGAGAGCGAGCTGACCACGGGCGTGCTCCTGTTCATTCCGTACCGGGCCTTGGAGGACCGGATCTTCGCCGCGCTGGCAGAAGCCGGTTTCGACGACTTCACGCCGGCGCAGGCACGGGTCATGCAGCGTGTCGGCCCGCACGGCACCCGGCTGACGGAGCTGGCCGCGCAGGCACAGATCACCAAGCAGACGGCCGGCTTCCTGGTCGACCAGTTGGAGAAGTCCGGCTATGTGCGGCGGGTGCCGGACCCCACCGACAGGCGGGCGCGGCTGGTGCGGGGAGCGGAGAAGGCGTGGGCGGCGAAGCGGGTTGCCGACGCGGTGGTCGCCGAGGTCGAGCAGGAGTGGGAGACGCACCTCGGCAAGCGGCGTATGAAGCAGCTGCGGGAGGCGCTGACGCTGCTGCGCGAGATCACCGACCCCTGGGCCTGA
- a CDS encoding SDR family NAD(P)-dependent oxidoreductase has protein sequence MRTVVISGASSGIGQATAERFTRAGDRVVNLDVKPPEDPTAAAGTWRHVDVADWAQVRSAVEDVHQETGRLDVVIANAGISVRHGVLELREADARRIVDVNLLGVLGLWQCAARVMTAQGHGTLLATASVNGSRGYPRYADYNATKAGIRALAQTFAMELSPRVRAVCVSPGAVLTPMQQAEYTDEMFAATNAQIPAGRHAAPAEIAAAFFYLASEEARFITGQELVIDGGETAGATTSAFGTAL, from the coding sequence GTGCGCACCGTCGTCATCTCAGGAGCCTCCAGCGGCATCGGCCAGGCCACCGCCGAACGCTTCACCCGGGCCGGGGACCGAGTCGTGAACCTGGACGTCAAACCACCGGAGGACCCCACGGCGGCGGCCGGAACATGGCGGCACGTGGACGTGGCCGACTGGGCGCAAGTGCGGTCGGCGGTCGAGGACGTCCATCAGGAGACCGGACGCCTGGACGTGGTGATCGCGAACGCGGGCATCAGCGTCCGGCACGGGGTCCTCGAGCTGCGCGAGGCGGACGCCCGCCGGATCGTCGACGTCAACCTGCTGGGTGTGCTGGGGCTCTGGCAGTGCGCGGCGCGCGTCATGACGGCGCAGGGACACGGCACCCTGCTGGCCACGGCATCGGTCAACGGCAGCCGGGGCTACCCGCGTTACGCCGACTACAACGCCACCAAGGCGGGCATCCGCGCCCTGGCCCAGACCTTCGCCATGGAGCTGAGCCCCCGGGTGCGCGCCGTGTGCGTCAGCCCCGGCGCCGTGCTGACGCCCATGCAGCAGGCCGAGTACACCGACGAGATGTTCGCCGCGACCAACGCGCAGATCCCGGCGGGCCGGCACGCCGCCCCCGCGGAGATCGCGGCGGCGTTCTTCTACCTCGCGTCCGAGGAAGCACGGTTCATCACCGGTCAGGAGCTGGTGATCGACGGCGGCGAGACGGCCGGCGCCACCACGTCGGCGTTCGGTACGGCGCTGTAG
- a CDS encoding MFS transporter, translating to MTSSSPRRIADFRVLFSATVLSELGTNVSYVAIPLIAVSALDASAGQVGALASLSTLAFLLIGLPAGAWMDRMRQRSVLIAADFARAALFASVPVAWAFGVLSLGQLYVVVLLNGCATVFFDVGSQSILPKLVDRESLVRANAAVIGLQAVGNVAGRGAGGGLVQLLTAPVAIVCAAVSYLLSALRLMGIRSTPPPPSAARRRTRLRAEIAEGLRHVFGNVELRALVLAGVSINLGTQTINVLLPLVFVRELQLPAGALGLFWAVGGLGIFLGSRCARPVAARLGHGRALAAFGVCLTPAGLLVPVIDHGVWLWVAGTAWLLVMVNTGTQNVLGVTLRQRLTPDSLLGRMNATFRVLLYGAHAVGAALAGLVSEVTSLHTALWTGGCYLALGCVPILLSPVRKRRELPEQSPEPGASSPSAARPAL from the coding sequence GTGACCTCGTCCTCACCCCGGCGGATCGCGGACTTCCGCGTCCTGTTCTCCGCCACCGTGCTCAGTGAGCTGGGCACCAACGTCTCCTACGTCGCCATTCCCCTGATCGCCGTATCCGCCCTGGATGCCTCCGCGGGCCAGGTGGGTGCGCTGGCCTCGCTGAGCACGCTGGCCTTCCTCCTCATCGGCCTGCCCGCCGGCGCGTGGATGGACCGCATGCGGCAGCGCAGTGTGCTGATCGCCGCGGACTTCGCGCGGGCCGCGCTGTTCGCCTCCGTCCCCGTGGCGTGGGCGTTCGGCGTCCTCTCCCTGGGCCAGCTGTATGTGGTCGTCCTTCTGAACGGCTGTGCCACGGTGTTCTTCGACGTGGGCTCGCAGAGCATCCTGCCGAAGCTCGTCGACCGCGAGTCCCTGGTGCGGGCCAACGCCGCCGTCATCGGGCTACAGGCCGTCGGTAACGTGGCCGGCCGTGGCGCGGGCGGCGGCCTTGTCCAGCTGCTCACCGCGCCCGTGGCCATCGTGTGCGCCGCCGTGAGCTATCTGCTGTCCGCACTGCGCCTCATGGGTATCCGCAGCACTCCCCCGCCGCCTTCCGCCGCCCGGCGCCGGACGCGGCTGAGGGCGGAGATCGCCGAGGGGCTGCGGCACGTGTTCGGCAACGTCGAGCTGCGGGCGCTCGTCCTCGCCGGGGTCAGCATCAACCTCGGTACGCAGACCATCAACGTCCTGCTGCCGCTGGTCTTCGTCCGGGAACTCCAGCTGCCCGCGGGCGCCTTGGGCCTGTTCTGGGCGGTCGGCGGTCTCGGCATCTTCCTCGGTTCCCGCTGTGCCCGCCCGGTCGCCGCGCGCCTCGGCCACGGGCGCGCACTCGCCGCCTTCGGGGTGTGCCTGACCCCGGCCGGGCTTCTGGTGCCGGTCATCGACCACGGTGTGTGGCTGTGGGTCGCGGGCACCGCCTGGCTCCTGGTCATGGTCAACACGGGCACGCAGAACGTCCTCGGTGTCACCCTGCGCCAGCGCCTCACGCCCGACTCCCTCCTCGGCCGGATGAACGCCACGTTCCGTGTGCTGCTGTACGGGGCCCACGCCGTCGGGGCCGCCTTGGCCGGCCTGGTCAGCGAAGTCACCTCGCTGCACACGGCGCTGTGGACGGGCGGCTGCTATCTCGCGCTGGGCTGCGTGCCGATCCTCCTCTCCCCGGTCCGCAAGCGCCGTGAGCTGCCTGAGCAGAGCCCCGAGCCCGGGGCCAGCAGCCCGTCGGCGGCACGGCCCGCCCTCTGA
- a CDS encoding non-ribosomal peptide synthetase produces MIPLSFAQHRMWFLNRFEESRAVYNVPVALRLSGALDVHALRCALRDVVARHESLRTLFPADTHGEPYQHIVAAADAESPFEVVRTTPAELDAALAACARRGFDLEAELPLRVRVFALSETDHVLLVLLHHIVADGWSMAPLARDLSSAYAARLSGGAPRWEELPVQYADYALWERELLGSAEDPDSRLRVQSAYWARALAGLPEQLELPTDRPRPATASFHGEVAAFACDASVHQALLALADAHRVSLHMVLQAAVAALLSRLGAGDDIPIGTPVAGRSEEALDDLVGCFINTLVLRTDLAGDPSPRELLGRVRESALDAHAHQEVPFEHLVDLLNPERSAARHPLFQVMLVLEQNDLGAWRLPGLDVTAVPVGLAVAKFDLTFTLVEERDDAGRPAGLSGQLEYATELFDRETGEELAARLVRFLGLMAASPDVPLSRIDILGPAERELVLNGWNATTTTPAPALLHDVFTARAARTPDATALVSGASRISFGTLEAAANRLARYLIGHGVGPERRVAVALPRSADTVVALLAILKAGGTYVPVDTAYPAERIAHLLGDSTPVLLLTTRDIAAGLPEPARAVPRVTVDDPALRTRLGTHPGGAITDSERAAPLRSCHAAYVLYTSGSTGRPKGVVVEHASVANLFHDHFRAEGRYAAELAAAVRPYRMALTASLSFDASWNLLLWMVAGQELHLIDDTLRREPAALVRYLTETGIDIVDTTPSHFEQLREAGLGAAGHPLPRVVFLGGEAVGKSLWQELRALPDCDVHNMYGPTECTVDSLVARLDGDAEPVVGEPIANTRAYVLDAALCPVPAGVPGELYLAGAGLARGYLGRPGLTAERFVADPFGPPGTRMYRTGDRVRRRRNGRVEYLGRVDDQVKLRGFRIELGEVEAALTARPEVAQAAVVVRPARAGAEQLVGYVVPASGTDPDPADLRRALGRSLPEWMVPAAVLVLDELPLTAHGKLDRRALPAPDFGARESHRGPRDAREEVLCALFADILGIDRVGIDSGFFELGGNSLSATRLIARLRTTLGVSLPVRALFAAPTVEQLATRIEQADREPSSGHEGLLPLRAQGTRPPLFCVHPVEGVSIGYAGLLPHLGAGQPVYGFQAAGLERPADRPAKLAQMARDYVDQLLAVQPEGPYQLLGWSFGGVVAHEMAVQLQQTGKDVALLALMDSHPGEALDGGFTEEDALRLLLKSAGVHTPDDDVRRTDRVEALARVRTGRGHLTLLDEEQLSTAVDICVNNARLMAESTPGLFQGDVLFFGAAREPARTGPRPADKWRRFVTGRIEEHPVDCRHLEMAQAGPMAAIGRVLEKVLLPQFPPARSGAAEGVWVS; encoded by the coding sequence ATGATCCCGCTGTCGTTCGCACAGCACCGGATGTGGTTCCTGAATCGGTTCGAGGAATCCCGAGCCGTCTACAACGTTCCCGTCGCGCTGCGTCTGTCCGGCGCGCTCGATGTGCACGCGCTGCGCTGCGCGCTGCGGGACGTCGTCGCGCGGCACGAGAGCCTGCGCACCCTGTTCCCCGCCGACACCCACGGCGAGCCCTACCAGCACATCGTGGCGGCGGCCGACGCCGAGTCGCCCTTCGAGGTGGTACGGACGACGCCGGCGGAACTCGACGCCGCCCTGGCCGCCTGCGCGCGGCGGGGATTCGACCTGGAGGCCGAACTGCCGCTGCGGGTACGGGTCTTCGCCCTTTCTGAGACCGACCACGTCCTGCTGGTCCTGTTGCACCACATCGTCGCGGACGGCTGGTCCATGGCCCCCTTGGCCCGCGACCTGTCGTCGGCGTACGCGGCCCGGCTCTCGGGTGGCGCCCCGCGGTGGGAAGAGCTGCCGGTGCAGTACGCGGACTACGCCCTGTGGGAGCGCGAGCTGCTCGGCAGCGCCGAGGACCCGGACAGCCGGCTGCGCGTCCAGAGCGCGTACTGGGCGCGGGCCCTGGCCGGGCTGCCCGAGCAGCTGGAGCTGCCCACCGACCGGCCCCGTCCCGCGACGGCGTCCTTCCACGGCGAAGTCGCCGCGTTCGCCTGTGACGCGTCGGTGCACCAGGCCCTGCTGGCCCTGGCCGACGCGCACCGCGTCAGCCTGCACATGGTGTTGCAGGCCGCGGTCGCGGCGCTCCTGTCCCGGCTGGGGGCGGGGGACGACATTCCCATCGGAACGCCCGTCGCGGGACGCTCCGAGGAGGCCCTCGACGACCTGGTCGGGTGCTTCATCAACACCCTGGTCCTGCGGACAGACCTGGCGGGCGACCCGAGTCCGCGCGAGCTGCTCGGGCGCGTGCGCGAGAGCGCCCTCGACGCCCACGCCCACCAGGAGGTGCCCTTCGAGCACCTGGTGGACCTGCTCAATCCGGAACGCTCCGCCGCCAGACACCCCCTGTTCCAGGTGATGCTGGTGCTCGAACAGAACGACTTGGGGGCCTGGCGCCTGCCCGGCCTCGACGTGACGGCTGTCCCCGTGGGCCTGGCCGTGGCCAAGTTCGATCTCACCTTCACGCTCGTAGAGGAACGCGACGACGCCGGGCGGCCCGCGGGCCTCTCCGGGCAGCTGGAGTACGCCACCGAACTCTTCGACCGGGAGACGGGCGAGGAACTGGCGGCGCGGCTGGTGCGGTTCCTCGGCTTGATGGCCGCGTCCCCGGACGTCCCCCTCAGCCGCATCGACATCCTCGGCCCCGCCGAACGGGAGTTGGTGCTGAACGGGTGGAACGCCACCACGACCACCCCCGCCCCGGCTCTGCTGCACGACGTCTTCACCGCGCGGGCCGCCCGTACTCCGGACGCCACCGCGCTGGTCAGCGGCGCTTCCCGGATCAGCTTCGGGACCCTGGAAGCGGCCGCCAACAGGCTCGCCAGGTATCTGATCGGCCATGGCGTCGGCCCGGAGCGCCGGGTCGCGGTGGCCCTGCCGCGCTCGGCCGACACGGTGGTGGCCCTCCTCGCGATCCTCAAGGCCGGTGGGACCTACGTGCCCGTCGACACCGCCTACCCGGCCGAGCGCATCGCCCACCTGCTCGGTGACTCCACGCCCGTACTGCTGCTGACCACGCGGGACATCGCCGCGGGGCTGCCGGAACCGGCCCGTGCCGTGCCGCGGGTCACGGTGGACGATCCCGCCCTGCGCACCCGGCTCGGCACCCATCCCGGTGGTGCGATCACCGACAGCGAGCGGGCGGCACCCCTGCGGTCCTGCCACGCGGCGTACGTCCTCTACACGTCCGGCTCGACGGGGCGGCCCAAGGGTGTGGTGGTCGAGCACGCGAGCGTGGCCAACCTGTTCCACGACCACTTCCGTGCGGAAGGCCGCTACGCCGCGGAACTCGCCGCCGCCGTACGCCCGTACCGGATGGCGCTGACCGCCTCCTTGTCCTTCGACGCCTCGTGGAACCTGCTGCTGTGGATGGTCGCCGGCCAGGAGCTGCACCTGATCGACGACACCCTCCGCAGGGAACCGGCCGCTCTGGTGCGCTATCTCACCGAGACCGGCATCGACATCGTCGACACCACTCCTTCCCACTTCGAACAGCTCCGTGAGGCCGGTCTCGGGGCGGCCGGACACCCCCTGCCGCGCGTGGTGTTCCTCGGCGGTGAGGCCGTGGGCAAGTCGCTGTGGCAGGAGCTGCGCGCGCTCCCCGACTGCGACGTGCACAACATGTACGGCCCCACCGAGTGCACGGTCGACTCGCTCGTGGCCCGGCTCGACGGCGACGCCGAGCCCGTCGTGGGCGAGCCGATAGCCAACACCCGGGCCTACGTCCTGGACGCGGCGCTGTGCCCCGTGCCCGCGGGCGTGCCCGGCGAGCTGTACCTCGCAGGGGCGGGCCTGGCGCGCGGCTATCTCGGCCGCCCGGGTCTGACGGCGGAGCGCTTCGTGGCCGACCCCTTCGGGCCCCCGGGCACCCGCATGTACCGCACCGGCGACCGGGTGCGCCGACGTCGCAACGGGCGCGTCGAGTACCTGGGGCGGGTGGACGACCAGGTGAAGCTGCGCGGCTTCAGAATCGAACTGGGCGAGGTGGAGGCGGCCCTGACCGCCCGGCCGGAGGTGGCGCAGGCCGCGGTCGTGGTCCGCCCGGCCCGCGCGGGAGCGGAGCAGCTCGTCGGCTACGTCGTGCCCGCGTCCGGCACCGATCCGGACCCGGCGGATTTGCGCCGCGCACTGGGCCGGTCCCTTCCGGAGTGGATGGTCCCGGCCGCCGTGCTCGTCCTTGACGAACTGCCCCTGACCGCGCACGGCAAGCTGGACCGGCGCGCACTGCCCGCACCGGACTTCGGCGCTCGGGAGAGCCACCGGGGGCCGCGTGACGCCCGCGAGGAAGTCCTGTGTGCCCTCTTCGCCGACATCCTCGGCATCGACCGGGTCGGGATCGACTCCGGCTTCTTCGAACTCGGCGGCAACTCGCTCAGCGCGACCCGGCTCATCGCCAGGCTGCGCACCACGCTGGGCGTCAGTCTGCCGGTGCGCGCGCTGTTCGCGGCGCCCACGGTGGAGCAGCTGGCCACGCGGATCGAGCAGGCGGACCGGGAGCCGTCGTCCGGGCACGAGGGCCTGCTGCCCTTGCGCGCCCAGGGCACACGCCCGCCCCTGTTCTGCGTGCACCCGGTCGAGGGCGTCAGCATCGGCTACGCGGGACTGCTGCCCCACCTCGGTGCCGGTCAGCCCGTGTACGGCTTTCAAGCGGCCGGCCTGGAACGTCCCGCCGACCGCCCGGCCAAGCTGGCGCAGATGGCGCGGGACTACGTCGATCAGCTCCTCGCCGTCCAGCCGGAAGGTCCCTACCAGCTCCTGGGCTGGTCCTTCGGCGGTGTGGTCGCGCACGAGATGGCCGTCCAGCTCCAGCAGACGGGCAAGGACGTCGCGCTGCTCGCCCTCATGGACAGCCACCCCGGCGAGGCCCTGGACGGCGGCTTCACGGAGGAGGACGCCCTGAGGCTCCTGCTCAAGTCGGCCGGCGTGCACACCCCGGACGACGACGTGCGGCGAACCGACCGCGTGGAGGCGCTGGCACGCGTCCGGACGGGCCGGGGCCACTTGACGCTCCTCGACGAGGAGCAACTGTCCACCGCGGTCGACATCTGTGTGAACAACGCACGCCTCATGGCCGAGTCGACGCCAGGCCTCTTCCAGGGTGACGTGCTGTTCTTCGGCGCGGCCCGCGAGCCGGCCAGGACCGGCCCGCGCCCGGCCGACAAGTGGCGGCGCTTCGTGACGGGGCGGATCGAGGAGCACCCCGTCGACTGCCGGCACCTGGAGATGGCGCAGGCCGGGCCCATGGCGGCGATCGGCCGGGTCCTGGAGAAGGTCCTGCTGCCGCAGTTCCCGCCTGCCCGCTCCGGCGCGGCGGAAGGGGTGTGGGTGTCGTGA
- a CDS encoding maleylpyruvate isomerase family mycothiol-dependent enzyme yields the protein MTAVLGTDERWQIIDRERESLAELLESLSPEDWERPTQCGDWRVRDVAAHLTVAARSTYRWVLREFVRARGNVDRMIHDSAVREAERPVAEIVANLRGTIGSRHLAPGTTPREPLLDILVHGQDIALAVGRDRPMPAHAARDAADRVWTMRFPPRPWPLPEARLVATDTDWDRGRGEEIRGPVSALLLLLTGRTAAAEERLHRADGS from the coding sequence ATGACCGCTGTCCTCGGAACCGATGAGCGCTGGCAGATCATCGACCGCGAGCGGGAGAGTCTGGCGGAGCTGCTGGAGAGCCTGAGCCCCGAGGACTGGGAGAGGCCCACCCAGTGCGGTGACTGGCGGGTGCGGGACGTGGCCGCGCATCTGACCGTCGCGGCGCGCTCCACCTACCGCTGGGTACTGCGTGAGTTCGTGCGCGCACGCGGGAACGTCGACCGGATGATCCACGACTCCGCGGTCCGCGAGGCCGAGCGGCCCGTCGCCGAGATCGTGGCCAACCTCCGCGGGACCATCGGCTCCCGTCACCTCGCGCCCGGCACCACCCCACGCGAACCCCTCCTGGACATCCTCGTCCACGGCCAGGACATCGCCCTCGCCGTCGGACGCGACCGCCCGATGCCCGCGCACGCCGCCCGCGACGCCGCCGACCGGGTCTGGACGATGCGGTTCCCGCCCCGCCCCTGGCCACTGCCGGAGGCCCGCCTGGTCGCCACCGACACCGACTGGGACCGCGGCAGGGGCGAGGAGATCCGCGGACCGGTCTCCGCCCTGCTCCTGCTGCTCACCGGCCGGACGGCCGCGGCCGAGGAGCGGCTGCACCGGGCCGACGGGTCATGA
- the gntD gene encoding guanitoxin biosynthesis L-enduracididine beta-hydroxylase GntD, with protein sequence MLYETVARYELSTAEADHIRAEAHTLATTLADPCDPALYDHHLFADTGLPPRLRRFLHTFRRTESSAGLVIEGFPVDDGAVGPTPGHWEESRGIPATLEHELFLAMCGTALGEPFTWATLQLGRMITDILPIRGDERRQSGHGSETLLEFHTEDGFHPGRCDYLLLFGIRNHERAPTIMASLRDVKLSDRDLDALMRPDFEILPDDEHIRQLEARYPDHPALARTEDMRDDPPSVPVLFGDRDRPYLRVDLPFMRCRDDAPRARHALAALMEELERVQHSVVVDQGSLLIIDNYLAVHGRKPFQARYDGTDRWLKRMIVSRDLRKGAAVNLSGNRRVLF encoded by the coding sequence ATGCTGTACGAGACGGTCGCCCGCTACGAGCTCTCCACCGCGGAGGCCGACCACATACGCGCCGAGGCGCACACCCTCGCGACCACTCTGGCCGACCCCTGCGACCCCGCGCTCTACGACCATCACCTGTTCGCGGACACCGGGCTGCCCCCGCGCCTGCGGCGGTTCCTGCACACCTTCCGCCGTACCGAGTCGAGCGCGGGGCTCGTGATCGAGGGCTTTCCCGTGGACGACGGGGCCGTGGGGCCGACCCCGGGGCACTGGGAGGAGAGCCGGGGGATCCCGGCCACCCTGGAGCACGAACTGTTCCTCGCCATGTGCGGTACCGCGCTCGGCGAGCCCTTCACCTGGGCCACACTCCAACTCGGCCGCATGATCACGGACATTCTCCCGATCCGCGGCGACGAGCGGCGGCAGAGCGGGCACGGCAGCGAGACCCTGCTCGAGTTCCACACCGAGGACGGCTTCCACCCGGGCCGCTGCGACTATCTGCTGCTGTTCGGCATCCGCAACCACGAGCGGGCGCCGACCATCATGGCCTCGCTGCGGGACGTCAAGCTCAGCGATCGCGACCTCGACGCCCTGATGCGGCCGGACTTCGAGATCCTGCCGGACGACGAGCACATCCGGCAGCTCGAGGCCCGCTATCCGGACCACCCCGCGCTGGCCCGTACCGAGGACATGCGGGACGACCCGCCGTCCGTGCCGGTGCTCTTCGGCGACCGGGACCGCCCCTACCTGCGCGTGGATCTGCCCTTCATGCGCTGCCGGGACGACGCCCCGCGCGCCCGGCACGCCCTCGCGGCACTCATGGAGGAGCTGGAGCGGGTGCAGCACTCCGTCGTCGTCGACCAGGGCAGTCTGCTCATCATCGACAACTATCTGGCCGTACACGGCCGCAAGCCCTTCCAGGCTCGCTACGACGGCACCGACCGGTGGCTCAAGCGCATGATCGTCAGTCGTGATCTGCGCAAGGGCGCCGCCGTGAACCTGTCCGGCAACCGCCGCGTCCTCTTCTGA